The genomic stretch TTACCTACCTTGAAACACTCTAGGCCATATAAGTTGTAGTGGTTGAATGATTGTGGGGAGGTTAAAGTAAATAAGCAAGTGCTAGTTTCTTTTTCGATTGGGAAGTACAAGGATGAAGTACTTTGTGATGTTGTTCCAATGCATGCGGGTCACATATTATTGGGCAGGCCGTGACAATTTGATAGGAAGGTTACCCATGATGGGTTCAAGAATAGGCATTCTTttgtgaaagacaataaaaccatTACTCTTGTACCGTTGACTCCAAGTAGGGACGGAGCCAGGTTCTATGATGGGCAGGGGTCgaggtatatatatgtataacttaaatgaaaaatatattaaaattgaagatcaaattaatataaaaaaaaaaaaaaaaaaattagcatcaattcagttttaacaaaaaaacaaacaagagaaAAGATACATAAATATTTGTTTCATAATAGATTTCAAATTTCAGCTCAAACACCTATCAAAATGGAACCTTTCGTTTTTTCATATCACGAAAATCATCTATAATTGAATCTGTACTAAATGTCGCGGCAATTTCTCTTTCGATGTACAACATTAGAGAATCCGTCAGAaactcatcttcaattttgttgcgaagtctagttttgacaatattcatagctgaaaatgctcgttctgTAGTTGCGGTAGAAACGGGAAGAGTAAGCACAACTACAACAACTCGAAAAACAAGTTGGTAGATAGCTGATTTTCCGGTTCTAACCAACCATTGGCACAATTCAGAAATATTTGACAATCCTTGAAAACTTAAATGTTGAACTACATTATGCTCATAATGGTGAAGTTCTAATTCCAACTGTTATTTTTCGAGATCAGTAAAGTCTTGCGGATAAAACTTGTTTACCAACTGACAAATATCATCAATTCTAAAAGATTTACGGGCAACTTGAGGATCAAGAGCTGAGGCAAGAATAAGCAACTCTACTGCATGCTCACTGAACCGGCGATTTAATTCTTGCAACTGAGAATCTCTTGCGGCACAAAAAATATTCACTCTATAATGTTGCTCAATTGTAGAGTCGGCTTGTTGGTGGCGAGCACGACCTCGTCTCTCAACATAACGAGCATTTATATCTGGAACTTCTATGTTGCATTTCTTGCAAAATGACTTCACAATGTCAAGTAAAACATCCCATTTATCATCTCTATATTGTTGGATAAGTGCTTTAGTGGATGAAACAAGCTACATGGCACTTAAAATATCTTGAGATTTGGATTGTAATGCTTGACATAGCTTATCGGTAATTTGCATAGTTTCTTTCATGAGATGTAAGATgaatacaaattcaaatgaactcATTACCTGATGAACTGAATCTACTTTTGCTTGTTCGGAAGAAGTAGTTTCCATATCAATGAGTTTAACAATAACTTCAGAAGCTGGACTAAAAATTTTGATCAAGCTAGAAACTGATCTCAAGTGAGAACTCCAATGAGTATCTCCAGCCCGTTGTAAAGTACTAATTTGATTAAGTCCCCTTCCAGTCTCAATCTCATCAATTTCAATCAAGTAAGCAAATTCAGCAGCTTGGGCAACCCGTAAATCTTCAAATCGATTGCATGATGCACAAACAATATTGACAATAAAACTCAAATTagtaaaaaattgatgaattgGAATAACTTCTTTTGATGCCGCCACTAATGCCAATTGCAAACGATGTGCGAAACAATGAATGTAGTAGGCATATGGacaatcatttgaaaccaaAGCTTGCAACCCATTCCACCCACCTCGCATGTTACTTGCACCGTCATATCCCTGCCCTCGAATGTTTTGAGTGTCTAGCATATGTTTAGCCAATACAGaatatataccttttttttagggttaatgcCACAGTATCAGAGACATGAACAAGCCCAAAAAAAGGTTCTCGTACGAAGCcatctttgtcaacaaatcttaaaactatAGCCATTTGCTCCTTCATTGACTCATCACGAGCTTCATCAACAAGTATGCAAAACTTTGCATCACCAATTTCATCATGAATTGCCTTTTTCACTTTGGTtgaaaaaaacatgtaaaatttcTTTATGTATCATTGGTGATGTGTAAGAGGCATTTTTGGGAGCATTAGCTATCACTTCAGCAATTTTTTCATTATATGAAACCGTCAAATCcaatatttcaagaaaattttcacgATTCTTTGAACCCACACTTTCATCCCGACCTCTAAAAGCAATACCTTGAAATGGAAGCACTCGAACAATATCAATTGATGCTTTCAACTGAAGTCGATTATTTGCAATTTGTTCAGAAGTGAAATTTTCAAACACATTTTCTATATGTTGAGATTGGTTCATGAAGTCGTCATATGCTCTCTCAGGCATTCTATGAATTGAATTAGGATCTTTCCCTACATGATTGAGAAAAGCACAATGTTTTCCATCTctaactttcttccaattctTAAATCCATCTATAGTGAATACACGTTGCGCGTAATGCCCAGATGGCTTATTAAAGAGAAAACATGGCAGACAAAATGCTGCATTTTTATCAGGTGAATATTCAAGCCATGTAGGAAATAGCAGGAACCACAAAGATTGAAAGCTATGAAGGTGATTTTCTTTTCCAGATTTTGGGTACTCTTCGAATTTCATCACGTTGATTAACATCATAATCCCATATCTGATGACGCAATGCAGGATCATATTCCAATGAACTAACATCAAATTCATTGATGTCAACTCTTCGAGAATTGTTAGGAGAATTTTTAGCATTGATGTCAACTCTTCGAGATTTGTTAGGAGAATTTTCAGAAACTAGGATATCAGAAGTTGGCGATGATGCATCACCAACATTGACATTTGAACATTGTGCATTTTGTCTTTTGAAAAAGTCAAGTATAGTACTTGGCTTTCCCATagtctacaaataaatttacatggtTATATTAGAGTCTTATGCATATGTTAACAATGAATAAAATCACAAGAAgaacaatataatataatagCAATTCATGTGTCAAACTctccaattaaatatttaaattctaacaaccTTAAATTCTACACTTAGATTAGGAATTGAACTTAAAAAACTAACCTCAAAAGTGCAATTTGCGTTGAGTGATTTTGCACTGCTTCTAAATGATTTTGCCGTCGACAAACTATTGTTCTGTGTTaggaaatataaaaacaaattaaattgtagacaTGAATCACATGATTTTGAGCCAATTAATAATACCTATTGTCAATTACaagaatctaaaaaaaaaaaaaatcccacttCACCTTAACACACTTGAccacttttataaaaaaaataaaaaaataaaaaaaatcacccaTTCCACTCGTCACTCACTCCAAGTCTGCAACAAGGCAATACCTTTTGCTGCCCATC from Corylus avellana chromosome ca1, CavTom2PMs-1.0 encodes the following:
- the LOC132184317 gene encoding uncharacterized protein LOC132184317 → MGKPSTILDFFKRQNAQCSNVNVGDASSPTSDILVSENSPNKSRRVDINAKNSPNNSRRVDINEFDVSSLEYDPALRHQIWDYDVNQPFCLPCFLFNKPSGHYAQRVFTIDGFKNWKKVRDGKHCAFLNHVGKDPNSIHRMPERAYDDFMNQSQHIENVFENFTSEQIANNRLQLKASIDIVRVLPFQGIAFRGRDESVGSKNRENFLEILDLTVSYNEKIAEAIHDEIGDAKFCILVDEARDESMKEQMAIVLRFVDKDGFVREPFFGLVHGYDGASNMRGGWNGLQALVSNDCPYAYYIHCFAHRLQLALVAASKEVIPIHQFFTNLSFIVNIVCASCNRFEDLRVAQAAEFAYLIEIDEIETGRGLNQISTLQRAGDTHWSSHLRSVSSLIKIFSPASEVIVKLIDMETTSSEQAKVDSVHQLVSSTKALIQQYRDDKWDVLLDIVKSFCKKCNIEVPDINARYVERRGRARHQQADSTIEQHYRVNIFCAARDSQLQELNRRFSEHAVELLILASALDPQVARKSFRIDDICQLVNKFYPQDFTDLEK